Proteins encoded within one genomic window of Bradyrhizobium sp. CB1717:
- a CDS encoding NADP-dependent oxidoreductase: MSQGKRIVLAARPVGEPKPSDFRIEEFAVPTPGAGEVLLRTIWLSLDPYMRGRMSEGPSYAAPVPIGGVMEGEAVSEVAASNNPDFAKGDIVRIRSGWQTHAISNGKGLIKVDPKLGPISTSIGVLGMPGMTAYTGLLDIGKPQPGETVVVAGASGAVGSAVGQIAKIKGARAVGIAGGKDKCDYVVKELGFDECLDHRETDFPAKLKFACPNGIDVYFENVGGAVFEAVFPLLNPFARVPVCGLIAHYNDTEAKPPKWAASMMRATLTKRLTFRGFIVSDFASRHGDFLRDMSGWVRDGKVKYKEFVTEGLDSAPGAFMGLLKGANFGKQLVRVGPDKA, encoded by the coding sequence ATGTCCCAAGGCAAACGCATCGTTCTCGCCGCGCGTCCCGTCGGCGAACCCAAACCGTCCGATTTCCGCATCGAGGAATTCGCAGTGCCGACACCCGGCGCAGGCGAAGTCCTGCTGCGCACGATCTGGCTCTCGCTCGATCCCTATATGCGCGGCCGCATGAGCGAGGGGCCGTCCTACGCCGCGCCGGTGCCGATCGGCGGCGTGATGGAAGGCGAGGCGGTCAGTGAGGTCGCGGCCTCGAACAATCCCGACTTCGCCAAAGGCGACATCGTCCGCATCCGCTCCGGCTGGCAGACCCATGCGATCTCGAACGGCAAGGGCCTGATCAAGGTCGATCCCAAGCTCGGGCCGATCTCGACGTCCATCGGTGTGCTCGGCATGCCTGGCATGACGGCGTATACGGGCCTGCTCGACATCGGCAAGCCGCAACCGGGCGAGACCGTCGTCGTCGCCGGCGCCTCCGGCGCAGTCGGCTCGGCCGTGGGGCAGATCGCGAAGATCAAGGGCGCACGCGCGGTCGGCATCGCCGGCGGCAAGGACAAGTGCGACTACGTGGTGAAGGAGCTCGGCTTCGACGAGTGCCTCGATCATCGCGAAACCGATTTTCCGGCCAAGCTGAAATTCGCCTGCCCGAACGGCATCGACGTCTATTTCGAGAATGTCGGCGGTGCCGTGTTCGAGGCGGTGTTCCCGCTGCTCAACCCGTTCGCCCGCGTGCCGGTCTGCGGCCTGATCGCCCATTACAACGACACCGAGGCCAAGCCGCCGAAATGGGCAGCATCCATGATGCGCGCGACCCTGACCAAGCGGCTGACCTTCCGCGGCTTCATCGTCTCCGACTTCGCCAGTCGCCACGGCGACTTCCTGCGCGACATGTCCGGCTGGGTCCGCGACGGCAAGGTCAAGTACAAGGAGTTCGTCACTGAGGGCCTGGACAGCGCCCCCGGCGCCTTCATGGGCCTGCTGAAGGGGGCCAATTTCGGCAAGCAGCTGGTCCGGGTCGGGCCGGACAAGGCCTGA
- the guaB gene encoding IMP dehydrogenase: protein MATVQLQGIREAFTFDDVLLKPGLSDVMPGEVDIRSRVTRAIPLNIPIMASAMDTVTEARMAIAMAQAGGLGVIHRNFDPEGQAAQVRQVKRYESGMVVNPLTISPEASLDDALKLMSDHGISGIPVVTGASKTTPGKLVGILTNRDVRFATDRRQKVSELMTHEGLVTVRENVSQDEARRMLHQHRIEKLLVVDEQYRCVGLITVKDMEKAVAHPLACKDAQGRLRVAAATTVGDTGFERTERLIDAGVDLVVVDTAHGHSRHVLHAVNRIKRLSNSVQVVAGNVATSEGAQALIDSGADCIKVGIGPGSICTTRIVAGVGVPQLTAIMDAVEAAKKSDIPVIADGGIKFSGDLAKALAAGADIAMVGSLLAGTDETPGEVFLWQGRSYKAYRGMGSVGAMARGSADRYFQQDIKDSLKLVPEGIEGQVPYKGPVGNVMHQLAGGLRAAMGYVGAKDMKELHEKANFVRITGAGLRESHVHDVTITREAPNYPGGG, encoded by the coding sequence ATGGCCACGGTGCAACTTCAAGGCATCCGCGAAGCCTTTACGTTCGACGACGTGCTGTTGAAGCCGGGCCTGTCGGACGTCATGCCGGGCGAGGTCGACATCCGCTCGCGCGTCACCCGCGCCATTCCGCTCAACATTCCGATCATGGCCTCGGCCATGGACACGGTCACCGAAGCCCGCATGGCGATCGCCATGGCGCAGGCCGGCGGCCTCGGTGTCATCCACCGCAATTTCGATCCCGAGGGGCAGGCCGCCCAGGTGCGGCAGGTCAAGCGCTATGAGTCGGGCATGGTGGTGAACCCGCTCACCATCAGCCCTGAAGCCAGCCTCGACGACGCGCTCAAGCTGATGAGCGATCACGGCATCTCCGGCATTCCCGTCGTCACCGGTGCGAGCAAGACCACGCCGGGCAAGCTGGTCGGCATCCTCACCAACCGCGACGTGCGCTTTGCCACCGACCGCCGGCAAAAAGTCTCCGAGCTGATGACGCATGAGGGCCTCGTCACGGTGCGCGAGAACGTCAGCCAGGACGAGGCGCGGCGGATGCTGCACCAGCATCGCATCGAGAAGCTGCTCGTCGTTGACGAGCAGTATCGCTGCGTCGGCCTCATCACCGTGAAGGACATGGAGAAGGCGGTCGCCCATCCGCTCGCCTGCAAGGACGCGCAGGGCCGCCTGCGCGTTGCCGCCGCCACTACGGTCGGCGATACCGGCTTCGAGCGCACCGAACGCCTGATCGATGCCGGCGTCGATCTCGTCGTCGTCGACACCGCGCACGGCCATTCCCGCCACGTGCTGCATGCGGTGAACCGCATCAAGCGTCTCTCCAACTCGGTGCAGGTCGTCGCCGGCAACGTCGCGACCTCGGAGGGCGCGCAGGCGCTGATCGATTCCGGTGCGGATTGCATCAAGGTCGGCATCGGCCCGGGCTCGATCTGCACCACGCGCATCGTCGCCGGCGTCGGCGTTCCCCAGCTCACCGCGATCATGGATGCGGTCGAGGCTGCAAAGAAGTCCGACATTCCCGTCATCGCCGACGGCGGCATCAAGTTCTCCGGCGATCTCGCCAAGGCGCTCGCCGCCGGCGCCGACATCGCCATGGTCGGCTCGCTGCTCGCCGGCACCGACGAGACGCCGGGCGAAGTCTTCCTGTGGCAGGGCCGTTCCTACAAGGCCTATCGCGGCATGGGTTCGGTCGGCGCGATGGCGCGCGGCTCGGCCGACCGCTACTTCCAGCAGGACATCAAGGACTCGCTCAAGCTCGTGCCTGAAGGCATCGAGGGCCAGGTGCCCTACAAGGGTCCGGTCGGCAACGTCATGCACCAGCTCGCCGGCGGCTTGCGCGCCGCCATGGGCTATGTCGGCGCCAAGGACATGAAGGAGCTGCACGAGAAGGCGAACTTCGTCCGCATCACTGGCGCCGGCCTGCGCGAAAGCCACGTCCACGACGTCACGATCACGCGCGAGGCCCCGAACTATCCGGGCGGGGGTTAG
- a CDS encoding MFS transporter, whose product MVDKQRIIPLIVATALFMENMDSTVIATSLPAIAADIGTSPLTLKLAITSYLLSLAVFIPASGWTADRFGARMVFAIAVGVFMVGSVGCALSTSVTDFVFARILQGMGGAMMTPVGRLVLLRSVDKSALVNAMAWVTVPALIGPVIGPPLGGFITTYASWHWIFLINIPIGLLGIFMALKFIDPIKSETQEPFDLYGMVLAGIGLAGIAFGLSVAGLNLLPWSTVAALVVGGAISMTLYVLHARRTGSPVLDFSLLKLPTLRAAILGGFLFRLGIGALPFLLPLLMQIGFGLSPFHSGLVTFASSLGAMGMKTLAARIIRTFGFRNLMTVNAIISAFFLGVCALFTVTTPLLIIMVILVVGGFFRSLEFTAINTVAYADVESPQMSRATTLVSVNQQLAVSAGVAVGAASVETTMWLSHVSELNATVFMPAFVVIALTSATSSWFFWQMPADAGQEISGRKAVEVASRKGAAKSAASAAVKTATEDTQDVRDQRLG is encoded by the coding sequence ATGGTCGACAAGCAACGCATCATTCCGCTGATCGTGGCCACTGCTCTCTTCATGGAGAACATGGATTCGACTGTCATCGCCACCTCGCTGCCGGCGATTGCGGCCGACATCGGCACCAGCCCGCTGACGCTGAAGCTCGCGATCACCTCCTACCTGCTGTCGCTCGCGGTGTTCATCCCGGCGAGCGGCTGGACCGCCGACCGCTTCGGCGCGCGGATGGTGTTCGCGATCGCCGTCGGCGTGTTCATGGTCGGCTCGGTCGGCTGCGCGCTCTCGACCTCGGTCACCGATTTCGTGTTCGCGCGCATCCTGCAGGGCATGGGCGGGGCGATGATGACGCCGGTCGGTCGCCTCGTGCTGCTGCGCTCCGTCGACAAGAGCGCGCTGGTCAATGCCATGGCCTGGGTGACGGTCCCTGCCCTGATCGGCCCGGTGATCGGGCCACCGCTCGGTGGTTTCATCACGACCTACGCGTCCTGGCACTGGATCTTCCTGATCAACATCCCGATCGGGCTGCTCGGCATCTTCATGGCCTTGAAGTTCATCGATCCGATCAAGAGCGAGACGCAGGAGCCGTTCGATCTCTACGGCATGGTGCTCGCCGGCATCGGCCTTGCCGGCATCGCTTTCGGTCTCTCCGTGGCCGGACTCAACCTCCTGCCCTGGAGCACGGTGGCCGCACTGGTCGTGGGCGGCGCGATCTCGATGACGCTCTATGTCCTGCACGCGCGGCGGACGGGGTCACCGGTGCTGGACTTTTCGCTGCTCAAGCTGCCGACGCTGCGCGCGGCGATTCTCGGCGGCTTCCTGTTCCGTCTCGGCATCGGCGCGCTGCCGTTCCTGCTGCCGCTCCTGATGCAGATCGGCTTCGGCCTGTCGCCGTTCCATTCCGGCCTCGTCACTTTCGCCTCTTCGCTCGGGGCCATGGGCATGAAGACGCTGGCGGCGCGGATCATCCGCACCTTCGGCTTCCGCAATTTGATGACGGTGAACGCGATCATCAGCGCCTTCTTCCTCGGCGTCTGCGCGCTGTTCACCGTGACGACCCCGCTGCTGATCATCATGGTGATCCTGGTGGTCGGCGGCTTCTTCCGCTCGCTCGAGTTCACTGCCATCAACACGGTCGCCTATGCCGATGTGGAAAGCCCGCAGATGAGCCGCGCCACCACGCTGGTCAGCGTCAACCAGCAGCTCGCGGTCTCCGCCGGCGTTGCCGTCGGCGCAGCATCCGTGGAGACGACGATGTGGCTCAGCCATGTCAGCGAGCTCAACGCCACCGTGTTTATGCCAGCCTTCGTCGTGATCGCGCTGACCTCAGCGACCTCGAGCTGGTTCTTCTGGCAGATGCCCGCCGATGCCGGCCAGGAGATCTCCGGCCGCAAGGCCGTCGAGGTCGCAAGCCGCAAGGGCGCCGCCAAGAGCGCGGCCAGCGCCGCCGTCAAGACGGCGACGGAGGATACGCAGGACGTACGGGATCAAAGGCTGGGGTAG
- a CDS encoding RlmE family RNA methyltransferase, whose protein sequence is MAKDTTGRLHVQVKTGGKRKLSSKLWLERQLNDPYVAKAKAAGYRSRAAFKLLEMDDKFRLLKSGMAVVDLGAAPGGWSQIAAKRVGSVEGKGKVVAIDLLEMPEIPGVDFAQLDFMDNDAPEKLTSMLGGGADVVMSDMAANTTGHRKTDQLRIVGLVETAAAFACDVLKPGGTFLAKTFQSGADAELLAQLKRDFATVRHVKPAASRQDSSERYVLATGFRGVNE, encoded by the coding sequence ATGGCGAAAGACACCACCGGCCGCTTGCACGTCCAGGTCAAGACCGGCGGCAAGCGCAAGCTGTCGTCGAAGCTGTGGCTGGAGCGGCAGCTCAACGATCCCTATGTCGCGAAAGCCAAGGCGGCGGGCTATCGCTCGCGCGCCGCGTTCAAGCTGCTGGAGATGGACGACAAGTTCCGGCTGCTGAAATCAGGCATGGCCGTGGTCGATCTCGGCGCCGCGCCCGGCGGCTGGAGCCAGATCGCCGCCAAGCGCGTTGGATCCGTGGAAGGCAAGGGCAAGGTCGTCGCGATCGACCTGTTGGAAATGCCCGAGATCCCCGGCGTCGATTTCGCGCAGCTCGACTTCATGGACAACGACGCGCCCGAAAAGCTCACCTCGATGCTGGGCGGCGGCGCCGACGTCGTGATGTCCGATATGGCCGCCAATACGACAGGCCACCGCAAGACCGATCAGCTCCGCATCGTCGGCCTGGTCGAGACCGCGGCCGCGTTTGCCTGCGACGTGCTCAAGCCCGGCGGCACGTTCCTGGCCAAGACCTTCCAGAGCGGCGCCGATGCCGAGCTGCTCGCCCAGCTCAAGCGCGACTTCGCAACGGTGCGGCATGTGAAGCCCGCCGCGAGCCGGCAGGACTCGTCGGAGCGTTACGTGCTGGCGACGGGATTTCGCGGCGTGAACGAGTAG
- a CDS encoding Ppx/GppA phosphatase family protein, which translates to MNDHTRLRDGHAPHGELEGSMAAVALATEPAVPAQVAGTGVYAALDLGTNNCRLLIACPTQDGFRVVDSFSRIIRLGEGVSATGSISDAAIERAIAALSICRDKINLRKARRLRLIATEACRAAANAEGFRSRVAAETGIELEVIDRETEAALAVLGCSPLVDPRGRGAILFDIGGGSTELVRIERDPTNPEPRIKAWMSIPYGVVTLAEQFGGRDVTPEIYAAMEREVASHVAPFAGEHGRDLADMHLLGTSGTVTTLAGIHLNLPRYDRRRIDSIWMNDSDITATINKLLGMSYEERANNSCISVERADLVLAGCAILDAIRRAFPLPRLRVADRGLREGMLVEMMREDGALRSW; encoded by the coding sequence ATGAATGACCACACGCGGCTCCGCGACGGCCATGCGCCGCACGGTGAGCTGGAGGGGTCGATGGCGGCGGTGGCGTTGGCCACCGAACCGGCCGTCCCCGCGCAAGTCGCGGGAACCGGCGTCTACGCGGCGCTGGACCTCGGCACCAACAATTGCAGGCTGCTGATCGCCTGTCCGACCCAGGACGGCTTTCGCGTGGTCGATTCCTTCTCGCGCATCATCCGGCTCGGCGAGGGGGTCTCGGCGACCGGCTCGATCAGCGATGCCGCGATCGAGCGCGCCATTGCGGCCCTCAGCATCTGCCGCGACAAGATCAATCTGCGCAAGGCGCGGCGGTTGCGGCTGATCGCCACCGAAGCCTGCCGCGCGGCGGCGAATGCGGAGGGGTTCCGCAGCCGCGTCGCGGCCGAGACCGGCATCGAGCTCGAGGTGATCGACCGCGAGACCGAGGCCGCGCTCGCCGTGCTCGGCTGCTCGCCGCTGGTCGACCCCAGGGGACGCGGCGCCATCCTGTTCGACATCGGCGGCGGCTCGACCGAGCTGGTGCGGATCGAGCGCGATCCCACCAATCCGGAGCCGCGCATAAAAGCCTGGATGTCGATCCCTTATGGCGTCGTCACGCTCGCCGAGCAGTTCGGCGGCCGCGACGTGACGCCGGAGATCTACGCCGCGATGGAGCGCGAGGTCGCAAGCCATGTCGCGCCGTTCGCCGGGGAGCACGGCCGCGATCTCGCCGACATGCACCTGCTGGGTACGTCGGGCACGGTGACGACGCTGGCCGGCATCCACCTCAACCTGCCGCGCTACGACCGCCGCCGCATCGACAGCATCTGGATGAACGATTCCGACATCACCGCGACCATCAACAAGCTGCTCGGCATGAGCTACGAGGAGCGCGCCAACAACAGCTGCATCAGCGTCGAGCGTGCCGACCTCGTGCTGGCCGGCTGCGCCATCCTCGACGCCATCCGCCGTGCCTTTCCGCTGCCGCGCCTGCGCGTCGCCGACCGCGGCCTGCGCGAGGGCATGCTGGTCGAGATGATGCGCGAGGACGGCGCGCTCAGGAGCTGGTGA
- a CDS encoding xanthine dehydrogenase family protein molybdopterin-binding subunit has translation MQEHTKSSTLENAIALQKYGVGQPVRRKEDDTLVRGKGRYTDDFNLPGQAYAVVVRSTHAHGVIRGIGIDAAKAMPGVLGVWTGKDLDAAGYGPFTCGLPLKSRDGSPLLQTNRQPLATDKVRFVGDPVAFVVAETLAQARDGAEAVELDIEPLPAVTDPEEAAQPGAPQLYDHIPNNVALDYHYGDMDKVNAAFAGAAHVTRIDIENTRVAVVSMEPRVGLASFDKKTERYTLQVPTQGVAGNRANLAKNLKVPNEKVRILTANVGGSFGMKNINYPEYMCILYAAKALGRPVKWLDERSTSFLSDSHGRAQKIHAELALDAEGHFLAAKLSGYGNLGAYITGVAPGPLSLNTGKNFSSVYCTPLMGVDIKTVLTNTTLMGAYRGAGRPEANYYMERLIDRAADEMGINRLTLRKRNFIKQTQMPFAASSGVTYDSGDFQAVFSKALDISDHENFAKRKKESKKAGKLRGIAVGSYLEVTAPPSPELGKIVFEPDGTVQLITGTLDYGQGHATPFAQVLCEQLGVPFESVKLVQGDSDIVHTGNGTGGSRSIMASGQAIVGAAKLVIEKGKRAAAHMLEASEADIEFADGSFTIAGTDRSIDIMELAKKLHDGKVPEGVPDSLDVDHTSEPVASAFPNGCHVAEVEIDPETGVVQIVRYSAVNDFGTVINPLLVAGQLHGGVVQGIGQALMEHVRYDESGQPITGSLMDYALPRAEDVPFMTVGDHPVPATTNPLGSKGCGEAGCAGSLSTVVNAVLDALSDYGIKHIDMPLTPERVWRTIEDAKGKAA, from the coding sequence ATGCAAGAACACACCAAATCGTCCACGCTCGAAAACGCTATTGCACTGCAAAAATACGGTGTCGGTCAGCCCGTCCGCCGCAAGGAAGACGACACCCTGGTCCGCGGCAAGGGCCGCTACACCGACGATTTCAACCTGCCCGGCCAAGCCTATGCCGTGGTCGTCCGCTCGACCCATGCCCATGGCGTCATTCGCGGCATCGGTATCGACGCCGCCAAGGCGATGCCGGGTGTGCTCGGGGTGTGGACCGGCAAGGACCTCGATGCCGCCGGCTATGGTCCCTTCACCTGCGGCCTGCCGCTGAAGAGCCGTGACGGCTCGCCGCTGCTCCAGACCAACCGCCAGCCGCTGGCGACCGACAAGGTCCGCTTCGTCGGCGATCCCGTCGCCTTCGTGGTGGCGGAGACGCTGGCCCAGGCGCGCGACGGGGCCGAGGCCGTCGAGCTCGACATCGAGCCGCTGCCGGCAGTGACCGATCCCGAGGAAGCTGCCCAGCCCGGCGCGCCGCAGCTTTACGACCACATCCCGAACAATGTCGCGCTCGACTACCATTATGGCGACATGGACAAGGTCAACGCGGCCTTCGCCGGCGCCGCCCACGTCACCAGGATCGACATCGAGAACACCCGTGTCGCCGTGGTCTCGATGGAGCCGCGCGTTGGGCTCGCCTCCTTCGACAAGAAGACCGAGCGCTACACGCTTCAGGTGCCGACGCAGGGCGTTGCGGGCAACCGCGCCAACCTCGCCAAGAACCTGAAAGTGCCGAACGAGAAGGTGCGCATCCTCACCGCCAATGTCGGCGGCTCCTTCGGCATGAAGAACATCAACTATCCCGAGTACATGTGCATCCTGTACGCGGCGAAGGCACTGGGACGGCCGGTGAAGTGGCTCGACGAGCGCTCCACCAGCTTCCTCTCCGACAGCCACGGCCGCGCCCAGAAGATCCATGCCGAGCTCGCGCTCGATGCCGAGGGGCATTTCCTCGCGGCAAAGCTGTCCGGCTACGGCAATCTCGGCGCCTACATCACCGGCGTCGCGCCGGGCCCACTCTCGCTCAACACCGGCAAGAATTTCTCCAGCGTCTACTGCACGCCGCTGATGGGCGTCGACATCAAGACGGTGCTGACCAACACCACGCTGATGGGCGCCTATCGCGGCGCCGGCCGCCCCGAGGCCAACTACTACATGGAGCGGCTGATCGACCGCGCCGCCGACGAGATGGGCATCAATCGCCTGACACTGCGCAAGCGCAACTTCATCAAGCAGACCCAGATGCCGTTCGCCGCGTCGTCCGGCGTCACCTATGACAGCGGCGACTTCCAGGCCGTGTTCAGCAAGGCGCTCGACATCTCCGACCACGAGAATTTTGCCAAGCGCAAGAAGGAGAGCAAGAAGGCCGGCAAGCTGCGCGGCATCGCCGTCGGCTCCTATCTCGAGGTCACCGCGCCGCCGAGCCCCGAGCTCGGCAAGATCGTGTTCGAGCCTGATGGCACCGTGCAGCTCATCACCGGCACGCTCGATTACGGCCAGGGCCATGCCACGCCGTTCGCGCAGGTGCTGTGCGAGCAACTCGGCGTGCCCTTCGAGAGCGTGAAGCTGGTGCAGGGCGACAGCGACATCGTCCACACCGGCAACGGCACCGGCGGCTCGCGCTCGATCATGGCCAGCGGCCAGGCCATTGTGGGGGCCGCAAAGCTCGTCATCGAAAAAGGCAAGCGCGCCGCCGCGCATATGCTGGAGGCGTCCGAGGCCGACATCGAATTCGCCGACGGCAGTTTTACCATCGCCGGCACCGACCGCAGCATCGACATCATGGAGCTCGCCAAGAAGCTGCATGACGGCAAGGTGCCGGAGGGCGTCCCTGACTCGCTCGACGTCGACCACACCAGCGAACCGGTCGCCTCCGCCTTCCCGAACGGCTGCCATGTCGCCGAGGTGGAGATCGACCCGGAGACCGGCGTGGTTCAGATCGTGCGCTACAGCGCGGTCAACGATTTCGGCACGGTGATCAATCCGCTGCTGGTCGCAGGCCAGCTCCATGGCGGCGTGGTCCAGGGCATTGGCCAGGCGCTGATGGAGCATGTCCGTTACGACGAGAGCGGCCAGCCGATCACGGGCTCACTGATGGACTACGCCCTGCCCCGCGCCGAGGACGTTCCGTTCATGACCGTCGGTGACCACCCGGTGCCGGCCACGACCAACCCGCTCGGCAGCAAGGGCTGCGGCGAAGCCGGCTGCGCCGGCAGCCTGTCGACCGTGGTGAACGCCGTGCTCGACGCGCTCTCCGACTACGGCATCAAGCATATCGACATGCCGCTGACGCCGGAACGGGTGTGGCGGACGATCGAGGACGCAAAGGGAAAAGCGGCGTAA
- a CDS encoding YaiI/YqxD family protein — translation MTDAPTRIYVDADACPVKDEIYRVALRHGVSVSVVAGNFIRVPQDPLIERIAAGAGMDAADDWIAERAKPGDVVVTSDIPLASRCVKRGADVIAPNGKPFTEESIGMTLAVRNLMTDLRSAGEVTGGPRSFAPRDRSAFLSALDQTLRRIQRRRTDAAATSQNLSQG, via the coding sequence ATGACTGACGCCCCCACCCGCATCTATGTCGACGCCGACGCCTGTCCGGTGAAGGACGAAATCTACCGCGTCGCGCTCCGGCACGGCGTGTCCGTGAGCGTGGTCGCCGGCAATTTCATCCGCGTGCCGCAGGACCCGCTGATCGAGCGCATCGCGGCCGGCGCCGGCATGGACGCGGCCGACGACTGGATCGCCGAGCGGGCCAAGCCCGGCGACGTCGTCGTGACATCGGACATTCCGCTGGCGAGCCGCTGCGTGAAGCGTGGGGCCGACGTAATCGCCCCGAACGGCAAGCCGTTCACCGAGGAGTCGATCGGGATGACGCTGGCGGTGCGCAACCTGATGACGGATCTGCGCTCCGCGGGCGAAGTCACCGGCGGCCCGCGATCGTTCGCGCCGCGCGACCGTTCCGCCTTCCTCTCGGCGCTCGACCAGACGCTGCGCCGGATCCAGCGCCGCCGCACTGACGCGGCCGCAACGAGCCAGAATTTGAGCCAAGGCTGA
- a CDS encoding ATP-binding cassette domain-containing protein — MAPPLIQLKDIRLTFGGTPLLSGVELNVAPGERVCLIGRNGSGKSTLLRIAAGLVEPDAGTRFVQPGATVRYLPQEPDFGDHKTTLAYVESGLAPGDDHHQARYLLEQLGLTGEENPHNLSGGEARRAALACVLAPSPDILLLDEPTNHLDLSTIEWLEQELDSRRSALVLISHDRRFLTNLSRATAWLDRGRIKQIDRGFASFETWRDEVLAEEERDQHKLDRKIVDEEHWLRHGVSGRRKRNVKRLANLHELRAQRRNYRGTAGTASLAAAEAEQSGKLVIEAKGITKAYGERKIVENFSTRIQRGDRLGIIGPNGAGKTTLVNLLTGGAQPDSGVVRLGANLETATLDQHRESLDPKSTLAEALTGGRGDQIMVGGRPKHVVGYMKDFLFAQEQRGTPVEVLSGGERGRLMLARALAKPSNLLVLDEPTNDLDLETLDVLEEMLGDYDGTVILISHDRDFLDRVVTSVIAPEGNGKWIEYAGGYSDMLAQRGADLKRETAKAQPVAEKKEERSPAPSSAPKRKLSFNEKHALETLPKKMETLHADIAKLQRVLDDPNLYAKDRKKFDDTSAAIAKAHDELSAAEERWLELEMLREEIEQA, encoded by the coding sequence ATGGCGCCGCCGCTGATCCAACTGAAAGACATCAGGCTGACCTTTGGCGGCACGCCGCTGCTGTCGGGCGTCGAGCTCAATGTCGCACCAGGCGAGCGCGTCTGCCTGATCGGCCGCAACGGCTCGGGCAAGTCGACGCTGCTCAGAATCGCCGCGGGCCTCGTCGAGCCCGACGCTGGCACGCGCTTCGTGCAGCCCGGCGCGACCGTCCGCTATCTGCCGCAGGAGCCGGACTTCGGCGACCACAAGACCACGCTGGCCTATGTCGAGTCAGGGCTCGCGCCGGGCGACGATCATCATCAGGCGCGCTACCTCCTCGAGCAGCTCGGCCTCACTGGCGAGGAGAACCCGCACAATCTCTCCGGTGGCGAGGCCCGTCGCGCCGCGCTCGCCTGCGTGCTGGCGCCCTCGCCCGACATATTGCTGCTGGACGAGCCCACCAACCATCTCGACCTCTCCACCATCGAGTGGCTGGAGCAGGAGCTCGACAGCCGACGCAGCGCGCTGGTGCTGATCAGCCACGACCGCCGCTTCCTCACCAATCTCTCGCGCGCGACGGCCTGGCTCGACCGCGGAAGGATCAAGCAGATCGACCGCGGCTTTGCCTCGTTCGAGACCTGGCGCGACGAGGTGCTCGCGGAAGAAGAGCGCGACCAGCACAAGCTCGACCGCAAGATCGTCGACGAGGAGCACTGGCTGCGCCACGGCGTCTCGGGCCGGCGCAAGCGCAACGTCAAGCGGCTCGCCAATCTTCACGAGCTACGCGCCCAGCGCCGCAACTATCGTGGCACCGCCGGCACCGCCAGTCTCGCGGCGGCGGAAGCCGAGCAATCCGGCAAGCTGGTGATCGAGGCCAAGGGCATCACCAAGGCCTATGGCGAGCGGAAAATCGTCGAGAACTTTTCGACCCGCATCCAGCGCGGCGACCGGCTCGGCATCATCGGCCCGAACGGCGCCGGCAAGACCACGCTGGTCAATCTGCTCACCGGCGGCGCGCAGCCGGATTCCGGCGTCGTGCGGTTAGGGGCCAATCTGGAGACGGCCACGCTCGACCAGCATCGCGAAAGCCTCGATCCCAAGTCGACGCTGGCCGAGGCCCTGACCGGTGGCCGTGGCGATCAGATCATGGTCGGCGGCAGGCCGAAGCATGTCGTCGGCTACATGAAGGACTTCCTGTTCGCGCAGGAGCAACGCGGCACGCCGGTGGAGGTGCTCTCCGGCGGCGAGCGTGGCCGCCTGATGCTGGCACGCGCGCTGGCAAAGCCCTCGAACCTGCTGGTGCTGGACGAGCCGACCAACGATCTCGATCTCGAAACGCTCGACGTGCTCGAGGAGATGCTTGGCGACTACGACGGCACGGTCATCCTGATCAGCCACGACCGCGACTTCCTCGACCGCGTCGTCACCTCCGTGATTGCGCCTGAAGGCAACGGCAAATGGATCGAATATGCCGGCGGTTACAGCGACATGCTGGCGCAACGTGGCGCCGACCTCAAGCGCGAGACAGCGAAGGCGCAACCGGTTGCGGAGAAGAAAGAGGAGCGCTCGCCTGCTCCGTCGTCGGCGCCGAAACGGAAGCTGAGCTTCAACGAGAAGCACGCGCTGGAAACCTTGCCGAAGAAGATGGAAACGCTTCACGCCGATATTGCAAAATTGCAGCGCGTGCTCGACGATCCCAACCTCTACGCCAAGGATCGCAAGAAATTCGACGACACCTCGGCTGCGATTGCCAAGGCGCATGATGAACTGTCTGCCGCCGAAGAGCGCTGGCTCGAACTCGAAATGCTTAGAGAAGAGATAGAGCAAGCTTAG